In Planctomycetota bacterium, the following proteins share a genomic window:
- a CDS encoding KpsF/GutQ family sugar-phosphate isomerase yields MPDRREFARSVIAEEAAAVGRMAEGIDAGFDAAVELCLNCTGVVVTSGIGKAGHIARKVSATMASTGTASHFLNPADAVHGDLGSVRPGDVVVLFSASGESEEITRLLGLLKRLDHPVIAVTASDRNTLGQHADAVIPMGKVAEACSLRLAPSCSTTAMLALGDALALTVSRERNFTADDFAVFHPAGQLGRKLMTVAEAMTFKPGANLPLAHPEQTVAEALHEAAKITRRPGAIVIVDDDRKLVGIFSDGDLRRLLDGNAAKLNEPIGVVMTKQPKRVSADDLAAEAMAVMRKHRIDELPVVDADGRCVGLIDVQDLVVLRLFDVEPTSAKHTSARNA; encoded by the coding sequence ATGCCGGACCGTCGAGAGTTTGCCCGAAGCGTGATTGCGGAGGAGGCCGCGGCGGTGGGGCGGATGGCCGAGGGGATCGACGCGGGGTTCGACGCGGCTGTCGAACTCTGCCTCAACTGCACCGGGGTTGTCGTCACCAGCGGCATCGGTAAGGCGGGACACATCGCACGCAAGGTCTCTGCCACCATGGCGTCCACCGGAACCGCCAGCCACTTCCTCAACCCCGCCGACGCGGTCCACGGCGACCTCGGCTCGGTCCGGCCCGGCGACGTCGTCGTGCTCTTCTCCGCAAGTGGTGAGTCGGAGGAGATCACCCGCCTCCTCGGTCTGCTCAAACGCCTCGATCATCCCGTCATCGCCGTCACCGCGTCGGACAGGAACACCTTGGGGCAACACGCTGACGCGGTGATTCCGATGGGCAAGGTCGCCGAGGCGTGTTCGTTGCGGCTGGCCCCGTCATGTTCGACAACGGCGATGTTGGCGTTGGGGGACGCGTTGGCGTTGACGGTGAGTCGGGAGCGGAACTTCACCGCCGATGACTTCGCCGTCTTTCACCCCGCCGGCCAACTCGGCCGCAAGTTGATGACCGTCGCCGAGGCGATGACGTTCAAGCCGGGTGCCAACCTGCCGTTGGCTCATCCCGAACAGACCGTGGCCGAGGCGTTACACGAGGCGGCGAAAATCACCCGTCGGCCCGGTGCGATCGTGATCGTGGACGATGACCGAAAACTTGTCGGCATCTTCTCCGACGGTGACCTCCGCCGACTGCTCGACGGAAATGCCGCGAAACTCAACGAGCCGATCGGCGTCGTTATGACGAAGCAACCCAAGCGGGTGTCGGCCGACGATCTTGCCGCCGAAGCCATGGCCGTCATGCGTAAGCACCGCATTGATGAACTGCCGGTGGTCGACGCCGATGGCCGATGCGTTGGACTGATCGATGTGCAAGACCTGGTGGTGTTGCGGTTGTTCGATGTGGAACCCACTTCGGCGAAACACACTTCGGCAAGGAATGCCTGA